From the Maioricimonas rarisocia genome, one window contains:
- a CDS encoding 50S ribosomal protein bL37: MAKTQRKLKKANHGKRPASAQARRSKRRHIKT, encoded by the coding sequence ATGGCGAAGACACAACGCAAACTGAAGAAGGCAAATCACGGCAAGCGACCCGCCTCGGCCCAGGCCCGTCGCTCCAAGCGTCGTCATATCAAGACGTAA
- the acpP gene encoding acyl carrier protein — protein sequence MAIEEQVIAIVSEQLSVPQEDISRESSFIEDLKADSLDVVELVMAFEDKFGVTIPDDDYEKIRTVGDAIDYIEQQENA from the coding sequence GTGGCGATCGAAGAACAGGTAATTGCGATTGTCAGCGAGCAACTGAGCGTCCCGCAGGAAGACATTTCCCGCGAAAGCTCGTTTATCGAAGACCTGAAGGCCGACTCTCTCGACGTCGTCGAACTGGTCATGGCTTTCGAAGACAAATTCGGGGTCACCATCCCCGACGACGACTACGAAAAAATTCGGACCGTCGGCGATGCGATTGACTACATCGAGCAGCAGGAGAATGCGTGA
- a CDS encoding metallophosphoesterase family protein — protein MPSRSAFQFLHAADLALDAPVFGVADLPGPARDVLLDARYLAARRVFDAALEADVDFVVLAGNVLGKGYGVRAAYFLVEQFARLQQAEIPVYWVERTVTGAMEWPRFVPWPETVMRADANIGQVWNVTREDRPLARLVACCDGARQRRVVQAAATGQPNTFEIHVMPQSTLDALPDRLADYWALGGQPAATSVPGTGGRARFCGQPQGMHPDDVGPRGCQLVTVEPDGSLFHQFVETNAVRWYRESVAVDSGSDRLSFRTAVESRYRRIASETTASLAIVRWDVTGHGDLMQSLHGDAASGELLGLLRSLAPESPTIWSLSVDATAGAAHCQQLESDEHPLATVAAELDRLEADDPRLQRVLEEVAGQLGEDLSVPEPKFLDRIRKRARAEVIRRIGDSESLRS, from the coding sequence ATGCCGTCCCGGTCTGCTTTTCAGTTCCTACACGCCGCCGATCTCGCGCTGGATGCGCCGGTATTTGGCGTCGCCGATCTGCCAGGACCCGCGCGGGACGTGCTGCTGGACGCCCGCTATCTCGCAGCGCGTCGCGTCTTCGACGCCGCTCTCGAGGCGGACGTAGACTTCGTCGTCCTGGCCGGGAACGTGCTCGGCAAAGGATACGGTGTTCGTGCCGCCTATTTTTTGGTCGAACAGTTCGCCCGACTGCAACAGGCGGAAATCCCCGTCTACTGGGTCGAACGGACCGTGACCGGCGCGATGGAGTGGCCCCGATTTGTTCCGTGGCCGGAGACCGTCATGCGGGCGGATGCGAACATCGGCCAGGTCTGGAACGTGACGCGCGAGGACCGGCCACTGGCCCGGCTGGTTGCCTGTTGCGACGGGGCTCGCCAGAGACGCGTGGTCCAGGCTGCGGCGACCGGGCAACCGAACACATTTGAGATTCACGTCATGCCGCAGAGCACACTGGATGCTCTGCCGGACAGGTTGGCTGACTACTGGGCGCTGGGCGGGCAACCGGCTGCGACCTCCGTTCCCGGTACGGGAGGACGGGCCCGCTTCTGTGGTCAGCCTCAGGGAATGCATCCCGACGACGTCGGTCCCCGGGGGTGCCAACTGGTGACCGTCGAGCCCGACGGCAGCCTGTTCCACCAGTTCGTCGAAACCAATGCCGTTCGCTGGTACCGCGAGTCGGTCGCTGTCGATTCCGGCTCCGATCGGCTGTCGTTCCGTACGGCTGTTGAAAGCCGCTATCGCCGCATCGCGAGTGAAACGACTGCCTCGCTGGCCATTGTCCGCTGGGACGTGACCGGTCACGGAGACCTGATGCAGTCGCTGCATGGCGATGCCGCGTCGGGCGAACTGCTCGGACTGCTGCGCAGTCTCGCACCCGAGTCTCCCACCATCTGGAGCCTGTCGGTCGATGCGACGGCCGGTGCGGCCCACTGCCAGCAGCTCGAATCGGATGAGCATCCGCTCGCCACTGTGGCCGCGGAACTCGATCGGCTCGAGGCGGACGATCCACGTCTGCAGCGAGTGCTCGAAGAGGTCGCGGGACAACTCGGGGAGGACCTGTCCGTTCCCGAACCAAAGTTTCTCGATCGCATCCGCAAGCGGGCCCGGGCCGAAGTCATCCGGCGAATCGGCGACTCCGAATCATTGAGGTCATGA
- a CDS encoding DUF1501 domain-containing protein, with the protein MLSRREFLNRSGFGLGALGLSGLLADAGLNPQAAQGAVSPMASRPPHFPGKAKHVIHIFCNGGPSHVDTFDPKPMLEQYAGKELPTGNLKTERKTGAALPSPFKFRKYGESGIEVSELFENVGKHCADDLCVIRSMHADVPNHEPSLMLMNCGDGRLVRPSVGSWVTYGMGTENQNLPGFIAMCPSGLPVTETANWRSAFLPGVYQGTYIDTQHTDIEKLIENISNKQLPLDRQRDQIDLLQALNRKHLEERPHDSALESRIHSFELAYRMQIEAADAFDINREPKHIREMYGDGVHARQLLIARRLVERGVRFVQLWHGAGQPWDNHDDLERNHRRLAGQLDQPLSALLRDLKQRGLLDDTLVLWGGEFGRTPVVELPTPGANQGKVNGRDHNHHGFSVWMAGGGAKGGQVYGATDEFGFKAVENRVHVHDLHATMLKLLGFDHEQLTYRFAGRDFRLTDVHGRVIDELIA; encoded by the coding sequence ATGCTGTCGCGCCGCGAATTCCTCAATCGAAGTGGTTTCGGACTCGGTGCCCTGGGTCTCTCGGGGCTGCTGGCCGATGCCGGACTGAACCCGCAGGCGGCGCAGGGGGCCGTCTCGCCGATGGCGTCCAGGCCGCCGCACTTTCCCGGGAAGGCGAAGCACGTCATCCACATCTTCTGCAACGGCGGTCCGTCGCACGTCGACACGTTCGACCCCAAGCCGATGCTCGAACAGTACGCCGGCAAGGAACTGCCGACCGGCAACCTGAAGACCGAGCGGAAGACCGGGGCCGCTCTGCCGTCGCCGTTCAAGTTCCGCAAGTACGGCGAGTCGGGAATCGAAGTCAGCGAGCTGTTCGAGAACGTCGGCAAGCACTGTGCCGACGATCTGTGCGTCATCCGATCGATGCACGCCGACGTCCCGAACCACGAACCGTCGCTGATGCTGATGAACTGTGGTGACGGCCGGCTCGTCCGGCCCAGCGTCGGTAGCTGGGTGACCTATGGGATGGGGACGGAAAACCAGAACCTGCCCGGCTTTATCGCGATGTGCCCGAGCGGATTGCCTGTCACCGAGACGGCCAACTGGCGGTCGGCGTTTCTGCCCGGCGTGTACCAGGGAACGTACATCGACACGCAGCACACCGACATCGAAAAACTCATCGAGAACATCAGCAACAAGCAGTTGCCGCTCGATCGCCAGCGGGATCAGATCGACCTGCTGCAGGCCCTCAACCGGAAGCATCTGGAAGAGCGGCCGCATGATTCCGCCCTCGAGTCGCGGATCCATTCCTTCGAACTCGCTTACCGGATGCAGATCGAGGCGGCCGACGCGTTCGACATCAACCGGGAACCGAAGCACATTCGAGAGATGTACGGTGATGGGGTGCACGCCCGCCAGTTGCTCATCGCCCGCCGGCTCGTCGAACGGGGCGTGCGGTTTGTGCAGCTCTGGCACGGAGCCGGCCAGCCGTGGGACAACCACGACGATCTCGAACGGAATCATCGTCGCTTGGCCGGTCAGCTCGACCAGCCGCTCTCGGCACTGCTGCGGGATTTGAAGCAGCGGGGCCTGCTGGACGACACGCTGGTGCTGTGGGGCGGCGAGTTCGGCCGGACGCCCGTTGTCGAGCTGCCCACGCCCGGGGCCAACCAGGGGAAGGTGAACGGCCGCGACCACAACCACCACGGCTTTTCCGTCTGGATGGCGGGCGGCGGAGCGAAGGGGGGGCAGGTGTACGGTGCAACCGATGAATTCGGCTTCAAAGCGGTCGAGAACCGCGTGCACGTCCATGACCTGCACGCAACGATGCTCAAACTGCTCGGATTCGATCACGAGCAGCTCACCTACCGGTTCGCGGGGCGGGATTTCCGCCTGACTGACGTCCACGGCCGGGTCATCGACGAACTGATCGCGTGA
- a CDS encoding beta-ketoacyl-[acyl-carrier-protein] synthase family protein has product MTSTQEQTRNVVITGIGLLSPLGIGQEAYLAGLLEGRSGVGTVEAFNCAPSPGKIGAEIREFTEAAARKSWLKAVRKNIKVMCREIQLGVASAALALEDSALDLEAIDHQRIGVEFGANLMFTPPTSLTDPNRECMDEEANFHPEQWGEKGLGKMEPLWMLKYLPNMPACHIGILADARGPNNSLTMDEAAGNLVIREATSIIRRGAADIMIVGSTGSRIDPVDAVHAAVWKELGYDPENPAASLKPYDKNRNGQVLGEAACSLMLESEEHAKARGATIYGRILGYGASCVGSPTGEADVARAVANTLRQTLESAGVTTSDLSHINGHGVGDPKLDAQEAKGIVDALGEAGSQIPVTSFKGHIGNSRAGCGIIELAGSLLAVRDGRIPQTLNYSTPDPDCPINVVHGEPQSTSEKAFLNLNLTKVGQASAVVVAVA; this is encoded by the coding sequence ATGACAAGTACGCAGGAACAGACGCGAAACGTGGTCATCACCGGGATCGGCCTCCTCAGCCCGCTGGGGATCGGTCAGGAGGCCTACCTCGCCGGGCTGCTGGAAGGCCGCAGCGGCGTCGGCACCGTCGAAGCCTTCAACTGTGCCCCCTCCCCCGGGAAAATCGGTGCGGAAATCCGCGAATTCACCGAGGCTGCCGCCCGCAAGTCGTGGCTGAAAGCGGTCCGCAAGAACATCAAGGTGATGTGCCGCGAGATCCAGTTGGGTGTCGCCTCGGCCGCGCTGGCCCTGGAAGATTCCGCACTCGATCTCGAGGCGATCGACCACCAGCGGATTGGTGTCGAATTTGGCGCGAACCTGATGTTCACGCCCCCCACGTCGCTGACCGACCCGAACCGCGAATGCATGGACGAAGAGGCCAACTTCCATCCTGAACAATGGGGGGAAAAAGGCCTGGGCAAGATGGAGCCGCTGTGGATGCTCAAATATCTGCCCAACATGCCGGCCTGCCACATCGGCATCCTGGCCGACGCCCGCGGCCCGAACAACTCGCTGACGATGGACGAAGCGGCCGGTAACCTGGTCATTCGGGAGGCCACGTCGATCATCCGCCGCGGTGCTGCCGACATCATGATCGTCGGCTCCACCGGCTCCCGCATCGATCCGGTCGACGCGGTTCATGCCGCCGTCTGGAAGGAACTCGGCTACGATCCCGAGAACCCGGCCGCGTCCCTCAAGCCATACGACAAAAACCGCAACGGTCAGGTCCTGGGTGAAGCGGCCTGCTCGCTGATGCTTGAGTCCGAAGAGCACGCCAAGGCCCGCGGAGCGACGATCTACGGACGGATTCTCGGCTACGGTGCTTCCTGCGTCGGCAGTCCGACCGGAGAGGCAGACGTCGCCCGTGCCGTCGCCAACACTCTCCGGCAGACCCTGGAATCCGCCGGCGTCACCACCTCGGACCTCAGCCACATCAACGGTCACGGAGTCGGCGACCCGAAGCTCGACGCTCAGGAAGCGAAGGGAATCGTGGACGCTCTGGGCGAAGCCGGAAGTCAGATTCCGGTTACGTCCTTCAAAGGACACATCGGCAACAGCCGGGCCGGCTGCGGCATCATCGAACTGGCCGGCTCGCTGCTGGCCGTTCGCGACGGACGCATCCCCCAGACGCTCAACTACAGCACCCCGGATCCGGACTGCCCGATCAACGTGGTCCACGGCGAACCGCAGAGCACGTCCGAGAAGGCGTTCCTGAACCTGAATCTGACGAAGGTCGGTCAGGCGAGTGCCGTGGTCGTCGCCGTCGCGTGA
- the fabF gene encoding beta-ketoacyl-ACP synthase II, with amino-acid sequence MTRRVVVTGLGVATALGCEVGELWDKLCAGKSGVGNIRRFDVANFKVRFGGEITHFNLADHLDLKEKEIKRLDRFAQFSLAAADKAIRQSGMDFTQGDPYRYGVLVGSGVGGLNEIEMQHSTLYDRGPIRVSPFLIPKMMVNAGSGNISVYWQLRGPNSAVATACASATNAIGDAFKLIQNDMADVMVTGGSEAAVTPMGVSGFARMHALSTRNDAPHQASRPFDRDRDGFVISEGAGMVVIEELEHARARGATILAEVLGYGMSADGTHITAPDPEGRGAARAMLGALRDARLEPDRIDYINAHGTSTPLGDKAETVAIKTVFGESAKKLAVSSTKSHLGHLLGASGGVEFVISTLALQHQVAPPTINLENPDPECDLDYVPNEPRPMTVRNVMSNSFGFGGHNACLVLGHLAD; translated from the coding sequence ATGACCAGACGTGTCGTCGTCACCGGACTTGGGGTGGCAACAGCGCTCGGCTGCGAGGTCGGCGAACTGTGGGATAAGCTGTGCGCCGGCAAAAGCGGCGTCGGCAACATCCGACGGTTCGACGTGGCCAACTTCAAGGTCAGGTTCGGCGGGGAAATTACACATTTCAACCTCGCCGATCACCTCGACCTGAAGGAGAAGGAGATCAAGCGGCTCGACCGCTTCGCCCAGTTCTCCCTCGCGGCCGCCGACAAGGCCATCCGACAGTCCGGGATGGATTTTACCCAGGGCGATCCGTATCGCTACGGCGTCCTCGTCGGGAGTGGCGTGGGCGGTCTGAACGAGATCGAAATGCAGCATTCCACGCTGTACGATCGCGGTCCGATCCGCGTCTCCCCGTTTCTCATCCCTAAAATGATGGTCAACGCCGGCAGCGGAAACATCTCCGTCTACTGGCAGCTGCGCGGACCGAACTCCGCCGTTGCCACCGCCTGCGCCTCGGCCACCAACGCCATCGGAGACGCCTTCAAGCTGATCCAGAATGACATGGCCGACGTGATGGTGACCGGCGGCAGCGAAGCGGCCGTGACGCCGATGGGGGTCTCCGGGTTTGCCCGTATGCATGCCCTCTCGACCCGCAACGACGCGCCACACCAGGCCAGCCGGCCGTTCGACCGCGATCGGGACGGTTTCGTCATCTCCGAAGGCGCCGGAATGGTCGTGATCGAAGAACTCGAACATGCCCGCGCCCGGGGTGCGACCATCCTCGCCGAGGTTCTCGGCTATGGCATGAGCGCTGACGGAACGCACATCACAGCCCCCGACCCCGAAGGACGGGGTGCCGCCCGTGCCATGCTCGGCGCGCTTCGCGACGCCCGCCTGGAACCGGACCGGATCGATTACATCAACGCCCACGGCACCAGCACGCCGCTCGGTGACAAGGCGGAAACTGTCGCGATCAAGACGGTCTTCGGCGAATCGGCGAAAAAACTGGCTGTCTCCAGCACCAAGAGTCACCTGGGACATCTGCTGGGGGCATCGGGTGGAGTCGAATTCGTGATTTCGACCCTGGCACTGCAGCACCAGGTGGCGCCACCGACCATCAATCTCGAGAATCCGGATCCCGAGTGCGATCTTGACTACGTTCCCAACGAACCACGACCGATGACGGTCCGAAACGTCATGTCGAACAGTTTCGGATTTGGGGGACACAACGCCTGCCTGGTTCTCGGACATCTGGCGGACTGA
- a CDS encoding DUF1553 domain-containing protein encodes MIVCAAVCPNAGEAVAADLTPEQIAHFESRIRPLLVKRCVECHGAEKQQGELRLDRRVFAIGDGDGPVVPGKVDESRLIDVIQYDELDTQMPPAGKLPDDEIQLLTEWVAAGAPWPDDGNAEEVAHDGLPRTADGKIDFAAAAQQHWAYQPIERPEPPAVQHEQQVRNEIDRFVLRKLEAKGLTLSPEADPRTLIRRASVDLIGLSPSYEEVQQFRDDAAADSYAKLVDRLLDSPLYGQRWARHWLDVARYADTKGYVFTENRFYPYAYTYRDYVVDALNADKPYDRFLLEQLAADQLKLPENDPALAALGFLTVGPRFLNRTPDIIDDRIDVVTRGVMGMTVACARCHDHKYDPIPTADYYSLYGVFNSCLEPEEGPIVGEIEETPEYLAFKEELDKRQAEVDAYVAKAHGELLADARNRVGDYLLAVLKKTGKLGDAKVEYSGEKEPRDRLTRLWIDLVARRMRENDPVFVPWKLLVESPEAEFVDRVARCVDPERSGELGGPANPKILAAMADAPPKSLVDLAGVYGKVLAAVDQQWQQTLKENPQAEKLDEPAAEEIRRVLYGPGSVSDVPVEEAERKLFERDHRNQVRNLRKKVADWKVTSPGAPPRAMVLVDKDKPAQAVVFERGNPGRRGEKVPRRFPQILGSVAGEFEKGSGRLELARAVASPENPLTARVIVNRVWMHHFGSPLVATPSDFGTRADPPTHPELLDWLAWTFIHEDNWSLKALHRRIMLSATYRQASGDRPGARKIDPENQLLWRMNRRRLEFEAMRDGLLAAADRLDPKPGGRPVDLEKEPKSNRRTIYALIDRNNFPGLLRTFDLPSPDSSAPQRPRTTVPQQALFGMNAPFVQEVAGQIAGQIEANVQSADSRVEVAFRKVLGREPDSDERALAVAYLEKSPERLPDFVQALLMTNEFMFVD; translated from the coding sequence ATGATCGTCTGTGCCGCGGTCTGTCCGAATGCCGGCGAAGCAGTCGCGGCCGATCTGACTCCGGAACAGATTGCTCACTTCGAGTCCCGCATTCGCCCGTTGCTGGTCAAGCGGTGCGTCGAGTGTCACGGAGCGGAGAAGCAGCAGGGGGAACTGCGGCTGGACCGCCGCGTCTTCGCGATCGGCGATGGAGACGGGCCGGTCGTCCCGGGCAAAGTGGACGAAAGCCGCCTGATCGATGTGATCCAGTACGACGAGCTGGATACGCAGATGCCGCCGGCCGGAAAGCTTCCGGACGACGAGATCCAACTGCTGACCGAATGGGTGGCCGCAGGGGCTCCCTGGCCGGATGACGGGAACGCCGAAGAGGTCGCCCACGACGGTCTGCCACGCACCGCCGACGGCAAGATCGATTTCGCGGCTGCCGCACAGCAGCACTGGGCCTATCAGCCGATCGAGCGTCCCGAGCCGCCTGCCGTGCAGCATGAGCAGCAGGTTCGCAACGAGATCGACCGGTTCGTGCTCCGCAAGCTGGAAGCGAAGGGGCTGACGCTCTCGCCGGAAGCGGATCCTCGCACGCTCATCCGCCGGGCCAGCGTCGACCTCATCGGCCTCTCGCCCAGCTACGAGGAAGTGCAGCAGTTTCGTGACGACGCCGCGGCCGACAGCTATGCGAAGCTCGTCGACCGGCTGCTGGATTCGCCACTGTATGGCCAGCGATGGGCCCGCCACTGGCTCGATGTCGCCCGCTACGCGGATACCAAGGGCTACGTGTTTACCGAAAACCGGTTCTATCCGTACGCGTACACCTACCGCGATTACGTCGTCGATGCCCTGAACGCCGACAAGCCGTACGACCGGTTTCTGCTCGAGCAGCTTGCGGCCGACCAGCTTAAGCTTCCAGAGAACGATCCGGCGCTCGCGGCACTGGGATTCCTGACAGTCGGGCCACGGTTTCTGAACCGGACGCCCGACATCATCGACGACCGGATCGACGTCGTCACCCGGGGCGTCATGGGGATGACCGTCGCCTGTGCCCGCTGCCACGATCACAAGTACGACCCGATTCCCACGGCGGATTACTACTCGCTGTACGGCGTCTTCAACAGCTGTCTCGAGCCGGAAGAGGGACCGATTGTCGGCGAGATCGAGGAGACGCCGGAGTACCTGGCGTTCAAGGAGGAACTGGACAAGCGGCAGGCGGAAGTCGATGCGTACGTCGCAAAAGCTCATGGCGAACTGCTCGCCGATGCCCGCAATCGTGTCGGCGATTACCTGCTGGCCGTCCTGAAGAAGACCGGAAAGCTGGGTGACGCGAAGGTCGAGTACTCCGGCGAGAAGGAGCCGCGTGACCGGCTGACCCGCCTGTGGATCGATCTGGTCGCACGGCGGATGCGGGAGAATGATCCGGTCTTCGTCCCCTGGAAACTCCTCGTCGAGTCGCCCGAAGCAGAGTTCGTCGACCGCGTTGCCCGCTGCGTTGATCCCGAACGCTCCGGCGAACTGGGGGGGCCGGCCAACCCGAAGATTCTCGCAGCCATGGCTGATGCTCCGCCGAAGTCGCTGGTCGATCTGGCTGGCGTCTACGGGAAGGTGCTGGCGGCGGTCGATCAACAGTGGCAGCAGACGCTCAAGGAAAACCCGCAGGCGGAGAAGCTGGACGAACCGGCCGCAGAGGAGATCCGGCGAGTTCTTTACGGCCCTGGATCGGTCAGCGATGTGCCGGTCGAGGAAGCCGAACGAAAGCTGTTCGAGCGGGATCATCGGAATCAGGTGCGGAACCTTCGCAAGAAGGTGGCCGACTGGAAAGTGACGTCGCCGGGGGCACCGCCACGGGCGATGGTTCTGGTCGACAAGGACAAGCCGGCCCAGGCGGTGGTGTTCGAGCGAGGCAATCCCGGCCGTCGGGGTGAGAAAGTTCCGCGTCGGTTCCCGCAGATTCTTGGCTCGGTCGCCGGCGAGTTTGAGAAGGGGAGCGGCCGGCTGGAGCTGGCCCGCGCGGTCGCGAGTCCCGAGAACCCGTTGACGGCCCGCGTGATCGTCAACCGGGTCTGGATGCATCACTTCGGCAGCCCGCTGGTGGCAACGCCGAGTGACTTCGGAACCCGTGCCGATCCGCCGACGCATCCCGAGCTGCTCGACTGGCTCGCCTGGACGTTCATTCACGAAGACAACTGGTCGCTGAAGGCACTGCACCGGCGGATCATGCTCTCGGCCACCTACCGGCAGGCGAGCGGCGATCGTCCGGGGGCACGAAAGATCGATCCGGAGAATCAGCTGCTGTGGCGGATGAACCGTCGCCGGCTGGAGTTCGAGGCCATGCGGGACGGGCTGCTGGCAGCCGCCGATCGACTCGATCCGAAGCCCGGCGGTCGCCCCGTCGACCTCGAGAAGGAGCCGAAGTCGAATCGGCGGACGATCTATGCTTTGATCGATCGAAACAACTTCCCCGGGTTGCTGCGAACATTCGACCTGCCGTCGCCCGATTCATCCGCTCCACAGCGGCCGCGGACAACGGTGCCTCAGCAGGCGCTGTTCGGCATGAATGCTCCCTTCGTGCAGGAGGTGGCCGGCCAGATCGCCGGTCAGATTGAAGCAAACGTGCAGTCTGCGGATTCCCGGGTCGAGGTCGCCTTCCGGAAGGTGCTGGGGCGTGAGCCGGACAGCGACGAGCGGGCTCTGGCGGTGGCGTATCTGGAGAAGTCCCCCGAGCGGCTGCCTGACTTCGTGCAGGCGCTGCTGATGACCAACGAGTTCATGTTCGTCGACTGA
- a CDS encoding right-handed parallel beta-helix repeat-containing protein → MRAIAAVVVCAGLSLLLPRNVCAQESQGKTLRCSDVASLQKAVEQIRQLRERGDTAPATIELDATIYRLSEPLVLGPEVIGDGLTLQPTERGRDAGEVILSGGRYLDEVHRHDDAPWRYRLPEGWDVHGTPRAVVIDGELRTAARWPGKGDLRIEESLPDRRSGFIVRPDDLPADLDVAAGVCDLVLLHDWSSSRLPVASFDPATRVLKTVGPIGCSAEHYAIDHFEKQPRYWLEGHPAFADEPGEWYIDEEAGELVLVAEPDSKTPPAVVLPMLDQLLVVSGTDEAPVRGLRLIGLTFRSARFRMPPGGLAGAQATMHEPRDASGERTTKHRPMLDAAVFIERAEQCAVLGCRFEALGGTGLWVAGRTARCRVERCRFEDLGGNGVNLGEDGSRRVDGKVWYQAAPEQVPTGNRIADCHVTRCGRILPGAVAIWAPVVKGLEISGNHILDCPYTGISLGWIWCDRESPAGENHIHHNRIEYVMQVLSDGGGIYTLGRQPGSIIEENVISDIPLNAGRAESNGMFFDQGTTGFEIRRNTIRRIDRSPLRFHQAGKNVVRENRWELATPDTPPVRYNRTPKENITLIDNVVIEPEQQVYLIGNSLTWDTVPSRLDGNVHWHVDCGKSLKYIYEHPEDPCVATSRLWPDSLVRTEYDVVCVQPHYGTTLEEDVAVISKWVEMQPKATFVIHTGWARHAALAEERADADPAGSLTHSATYIDALLKELRQQYPEREFRRTRAMDLLFLAADDIEAGGAPFSDITDLYRDAIHMTTTGGRYLMHNAMRAAIGQPRSSAGFEKVPEDQVDYLDSLLDRVERTTQAVRQ, encoded by the coding sequence ATGCGTGCTATCGCCGCTGTTGTGGTCTGTGCCGGGCTGAGTCTGCTGCTCCCCCGCAACGTGTGTGCACAGGAGTCGCAGGGGAAGACGCTCCGCTGCTCCGACGTCGCGTCTCTGCAGAAAGCCGTTGAGCAGATCCGGCAACTGCGTGAGAGGGGCGATACGGCACCGGCGACGATCGAACTCGACGCAACGATCTATCGGCTGTCGGAACCGCTCGTGCTCGGCCCCGAAGTGATCGGCGATGGGCTGACGCTGCAGCCGACGGAGCGCGGGCGTGATGCCGGCGAGGTCATTCTTTCGGGCGGGCGGTACCTCGACGAGGTTCATCGTCACGACGATGCGCCCTGGCGGTATCGTCTGCCGGAGGGATGGGATGTCCACGGGACGCCGCGGGCTGTCGTGATCGACGGCGAACTGCGAACCGCGGCCCGGTGGCCCGGTAAGGGCGACCTGCGGATCGAAGAATCCCTGCCGGACCGCCGCAGTGGTTTCATTGTGCGTCCCGATGATCTTCCGGCCGATCTGGACGTCGCTGCCGGCGTGTGTGATCTGGTCCTGCTGCACGACTGGTCGAGCAGTCGCCTGCCGGTCGCTTCATTTGATCCCGCGACCCGCGTGCTGAAGACTGTCGGTCCGATCGGCTGTTCGGCGGAACATTACGCCATTGATCACTTCGAGAAGCAGCCACGGTACTGGCTGGAAGGCCATCCCGCCTTCGCCGATGAGCCTGGAGAATGGTACATCGACGAAGAGGCCGGCGAACTGGTTCTTGTCGCCGAGCCGGACTCGAAGACGCCACCAGCCGTCGTTCTGCCGATGCTTGACCAGCTGCTGGTCGTCAGTGGAACGGACGAGGCTCCGGTGCGTGGGTTGCGGCTGATTGGTCTGACGTTCCGCAGCGCACGGTTTCGGATGCCGCCCGGCGGCCTGGCCGGTGCGCAGGCCACGATGCATGAGCCGCGTGATGCATCCGGGGAGCGGACCACGAAGCATCGGCCGATGCTTGATGCGGCGGTCTTCATCGAACGGGCCGAGCAGTGTGCCGTCCTCGGTTGCCGATTCGAAGCACTCGGGGGAACCGGTCTGTGGGTCGCCGGTCGCACGGCCCGTTGCCGCGTTGAACGCTGCCGGTTCGAGGATCTTGGCGGCAATGGCGTGAATCTCGGCGAGGACGGATCACGCCGGGTTGATGGCAAGGTGTGGTACCAGGCGGCTCCCGAACAGGTTCCCACCGGCAACCGCATCGCCGACTGTCACGTCACCCGTTGCGGCCGGATTCTGCCCGGCGCGGTGGCGATCTGGGCGCCGGTCGTGAAGGGGCTGGAGATCAGCGGCAATCACATTCTGGACTGCCCGTACACCGGGATTTCGCTCGGCTGGATCTGGTGCGACCGGGAGAGTCCGGCCGGTGAAAACCACATCCATCACAACCGCATCGAGTACGTGATGCAGGTGCTCAGCGACGGCGGCGGCATCTACACGCTGGGCCGCCAGCCGGGCAGCATCATCGAGGAGAATGTCATCAGCGACATCCCGCTCAATGCGGGACGTGCCGAGTCGAACGGCATGTTTTTCGACCAGGGGACGACCGGCTTTGAAATCCGCCGTAACACGATCCGTCGCATTGATCGCTCGCCGCTGCGGTTCCACCAGGCCGGCAAGAACGTGGTGCGGGAGAACCGCTGGGAACTGGCGACGCCTGACACACCGCCGGTCCGCTACAACAGAACGCCCAAAGAGAACATCACGCTCATCGACAATGTGGTGATCGAGCCGGAACAGCAGGTGTACCTCATCGGCAACTCACTGACGTGGGACACGGTGCCGTCCCGCCTGGACGGGAATGTCCACTGGCACGTCGACTGCGGCAAGAGCCTGAAGTACATCTACGAGCACCCCGAAGATCCCTGCGTGGCGACGTCCCGTCTGTGGCCGGACAGCCTCGTGCGAACGGAGTACGACGTCGTTTGTGTGCAGCCACACTACGGAACGACGCTCGAAGAGGATGTCGCGGTCATCTCGAAGTGGGTGGAGATGCAGCCGAAGGCGACCTTCGTCATTCACACTGGCTGGGCACGTCACGCCGCGCTGGCCGAGGAACGGGCCGACGCCGATCCGGCCGGATCGCTCACGCACAGCGCTACGTACATCGATGCGCTGCTGAAGGAACTGCGGCAGCAGTATCCGGAGCGGGAGTTCCGGCGGACGCGGGCAATGGATCTGCTGTTTCTGGCGGCGGACGATATCGAGGCCGGGGGGGCTCCGTTCAGCGACATCACCGATCTGTACCGGGACGCGATTCACATGACGACGACCGGTGGACGCTACCTGATGCACAATGCAATGCGTGCCGCGATCGGTCAGCCGCGCAGCAGCGCCGGTTTCGAGAAGGTTCCCGAGGATCAGGTGGACTACCTGGACAGTCTACTGGACCGGGTGGAGAGGACTACGCAAGCAGTGCGGCAGTAA